In one window of Primulina tabacum isolate GXHZ01 chromosome 8, ASM2559414v2, whole genome shotgun sequence DNA:
- the LOC142554485 gene encoding uncharacterized protein LOC142554485 — protein sequence MAMGDMANLWGYEEHHEAEQLGHKLLVTSLEIEKLKAEAKEEVRKNNELIYLLKFALRERDEAKNQLQNLLNTTEKNLPSSIPHFQVDSPVPKPTAKANSSVTESNSLSETYNYHSHGSSPVDCLFDSVPSPEFTNINFVVSNNPLVQEPMGTIPNSRVASEVMPRFDEGSFVIDNLVRGRPLPQQGRFLQAVLDAGPLVHTLFMAGPLPRWRNPPQLQPAQIPPVSIKGCDTDIFAQKPPANSGLLPQRLLNLQPFPQMSCGSSQVFSAPMLSFSNVASGSCLSNSSAMPSGLNVSACVPFGKRQRLC from the exons ATGGCGATGGGAGATATGGCAAATTTATGGGGATACGAAGAG CATCATGAAGCAGAGCAACTGGGGCACAAGCTTCTTGTAACGTCCCTCGAAATCGAAAAGTTAAAGGCGGAAGCGAAGGAGGAAGTGAGGAAGAACAATGAGTTAATCTACCTACTAAAGTTTGCCTTAAGAGAAAGGGATGAAGCCAAGAATCAACTCCAAAACCTGCTCAACACCACCGAAAAGAACCTACCCTCCTCCATTCCCCATTTCCAAGTCGATAGCCCTGTCCCAAAACCTACAGCAAAGGCCAATTCAAGCGTAACAGAATCCAATAGTCTCTCAGAAACATACAACTACCACTCACACGGGTCCTCCCCTGTGGACTGCCTTTTTGATTCTGTCCCGTCACCTGAATTCACAAACATCAACTTTGTTGTCAGCAACAACCCTTTGGTCCAAGAACCAATGGGTACTATTCCTAACAGCCGCGTCGCGTCCGAGGTTATGCCAAGGTTCGACGAAGGCTCGTTTGTGATAGACAATCTTGTGAGGGGGAGACCTTTGCCTCAACAAGGGAGGTTTCTGCAGGCTGTTCTTGATGCCGGGCCACTTGTTCACACGCTTTTCATGGCTGGGCCGCTGCCTAGGTGGCGAAATCCTCCACAGCTTCAGCCGGCTCAGATTCCTCCAGTGTCAATCAAAGGATGTGACACCGATATTTTCGCTCAGAAACCGCCAGCTAATTCAGGACTTTTGCCTCAAAGATTACTAAATCTTCAGCCTTTCCCACAGATGTCTTGTGGGTCGTCCCAAGTTTTTTCAGCACCTATGTTGAGTTTCTCTAACGTGGCGTCCGGATCATGTCTGAGTAATAGTTCTGCCATGCCTTCTGGGTTAAATGTTAGTGCCTGTGTCCCTTTTGGTAAGAGACAGAGGCTATGCTAA
- the LOC142554486 gene encoding glutelin type-A 2-like has protein sequence MEIDLSPKLAKKVYGGDGGAYYAWCPDELPMLREGNIGAAKLALEKNGFAMPRYSDSAKVAYVLQGSGVAGIVLPEKEEKVLAIKKGDALALPFGVVTWWYNKQDPELVILFLGDTSTAHKSGSFTDFFLTGPNGIFTGFSTEFVGRAWDLDEATVKTLVSTQSGNGIVKLNPGIKMPEPKKEHYKGMALNCEEAPLDVDIKKGGKVVVLNTKNLPLVGEVGLGADLVRLNGNAMCSPGFSCDSALQVTYIVRGSGRVQVVGVDGKRVLETTIKAGNLFIVPRFFVVSKISDPEGMDWFSIITTPNPIFTHLAGRTSVWKALSPQVLQASFNVPADVEQKFSSKRKAEEIFFPPPN, from the exons ATGGAGATTGATTTGTCACCAAAGTTGGCGAAGAAGGTGTACGGCGGAGACGGCGGCGCTTACTATGCGTGGTGTCCCGATGAGCTGCCGATGCTGCGTGAGGGAAACATCGGCGCTGCCAAGCTTGCTCTTGAGAAGAATGGATTCGCTATGCCTCGCTATTCCGACTCTGCCAAGGTTGCTTATGTTCTTCAAG GTAGTGGAGTCGCCGGAATTGTCCTCCCCgaaaaagaagagaaagttCTCGCAATCAAGAAAGGCGACGCCTTAGCCCTCCCGTTTGGCGTGGTCACATGGTGGTACAACAAACAAGACCCCGAACTCGTAATCCTCTTCCTCGGAGACACCTCGACCGCCCACAAGTCCGGCTCCTTCACCGACTTCTTCCTTACCGGCCCCAACGGCATCTTCACTGGGTTCTCCACCGAGTTCGTGGGCCGTGCATGGGACTTGGATGAAGCCACCGTCAAAACCCTAGTCAGCACGCAATCTGGTAATGGCATAGTAAAGCTCAACCCCGGAATCAAGATGCCCGAACCAAAGAAAGAACACTACAAGGGCATGGCTTTGAACTGCGAGGAAGCTCCATTGGATGTCGATATCAAGAAAGGAGGAAAAGTTGTGGTTCTTAACACGAAGAACCTGCCGTTGGTCGGGGAAGTCGGGCTCGGCGCAGACCTTGTTCGGCTTAATGGCAATGCAATGTGTTCCCCAGGGTTTTCCTGTGATTCTGCGTTGCAGGTTACCTACATCGTGAGGGGAAGTGGCAGGGTTCAGGTGGTTGGAGTTGATGGGAAGAGGGTTTTGGAGACAACAATTAAAGCTGGCAATCTTTTCATCGTTCCTAGGTTCTTTGTGGTGTCCAAGATTTCTGATCCCGAGGGCATGGATTGGTTCTCTATCATAACAACTCCCAA CCCAATATTCACTCATCTGGCTGGAAGGACCTCAGTTTGGAAGGCGCTGTCTCCTCAAGTGTTGCAGGCATCTTTCAATGTACCTGCGGATGTGGAGCAAAAGTTTAGCTCCAAGAGAAAGGCTGAAGAGATCTTCTTCCCTCCGCCAAATTAA